A genome region from Crossiella equi includes the following:
- the dmpG gene encoding 4-hydroxy-2-oxovalerate aldolase gives MTEVRITDTCLRDGSHHKRHQFTESEVRAVVGALDRAGVPVIEVTHGDGLGGSSFVYGFSHTPEQQLIKAAVQTAERARIAFLMLPGVGVTDDILAARDNGADIVRIATHCTEADVSAQHFGLAREWGLETVGFLMMAHSQPPEVLARQARIMADAGCQCVYVVDSAGALVLEQVTDRVAALVAELGEDAQVGFHGHENLGLAVANSVAAVRAGARQIDGSARRFGAGAGNTPTEAFVAVADKLGFTTGVDFFAIADAAQDVVRPTMPEECLLDRNALVMGYSGVYSSFLKHADRIAGRYGVPAARVLAEAGRRRLVGGQEDQLVHIALELQRENGKQP, from the coding sequence ATGACCGAGGTCCGGATCACCGACACCTGTCTGCGCGACGGCTCGCACCACAAGCGCCACCAGTTCACCGAATCGGAGGTGCGCGCGGTCGTCGGGGCACTCGACCGGGCGGGCGTACCGGTCATCGAGGTCACCCACGGCGACGGGCTGGGTGGCTCCTCCTTCGTCTACGGCTTCAGCCACACCCCGGAACAGCAGCTGATCAAGGCCGCGGTGCAGACCGCCGAACGCGCCCGCATCGCCTTCCTCATGCTGCCCGGCGTCGGCGTCACCGACGACATCCTCGCCGCCCGGGACAACGGCGCGGACATCGTGCGCATCGCCACCCACTGCACCGAGGCCGACGTCTCCGCGCAGCACTTCGGCCTGGCCCGCGAGTGGGGTCTGGAGACCGTGGGCTTCCTGATGATGGCCCACTCCCAGCCGCCGGAGGTCCTGGCCCGGCAGGCGCGGATCATGGCCGACGCGGGCTGCCAGTGCGTGTACGTGGTCGACTCCGCGGGCGCGCTGGTCCTGGAACAGGTCACCGACCGCGTCGCCGCCCTGGTCGCCGAGCTGGGGGAGGACGCCCAGGTCGGCTTCCACGGCCACGAGAACCTCGGCCTGGCCGTGGCGAACTCGGTGGCCGCGGTGCGCGCGGGCGCCCGGCAGATCGACGGCAGCGCCCGGAGGTTCGGGGCGGGCGCGGGGAACACCCCCACCGAGGCGTTCGTCGCGGTCGCCGACAAGCTCGGCTTCACCACCGGCGTGGACTTCTTCGCCATCGCCGACGCCGCGCAGGACGTGGTCCGCCCGACCATGCCCGAGGAATGCCTGCTCGACCGGAACGCCCTGGTGATGGGCTACTCCGGGGTCTACTCCAGCTTCCTCAAGCACGCCGACCGCATCGCCGGGCGCTACGGCGTGCCCGCCGCCCGCGTGCTGGCCGAGGCCGGGCGCCGAAGACTCGTCGGCGGCCAGGAGGACCAGCTGGTCCACATCGCGCTTGAGCTCCAGCGAGAGAACGGGAAGCAGCCATGA
- the hsaA gene encoding 3-hydroxy-9,10-secoandrosta-1,3,5(10)-triene-9,17-dione monooxygenase oxygenase subunit: MTGTEVLAAVRDLLPALRERAQETEDLRRLPGETVKSLQECGFFTLLQPGRYGGAAASPVHFYEAVTLLGSACGSTGWVASVLGVHPWHVALFDDRAQQEVWGEDVHTRISSSYAPAGRATPVPGGFRFGGRWSFSSGCDHATWVLLGGLVLGEDGRPVDFRTFLLPIADYTIVDVWDTVGLRGTGSNDILVEDVFVPEHRTLSFSHTAQCVCPGQEVNPEPVYRLPYGTVHPFAITAPIIGMARGAYEAHVGHTRARLRAAYLGEKAAEDPFAQVRVAEAASDIDAAWLQLRHTVEEELALAEQGARIPVTTRLRARRDQVLGTARAIGALDRLFESAGGKAINNGLPIPRFWRDAHAARAHAANDVERALVMFGRNELGIPVREGMF; encoded by the coding sequence ATGACCGGAACCGAGGTGCTCGCCGCCGTCCGCGACCTGCTGCCCGCGCTGCGGGAGCGGGCCCAGGAGACCGAGGACCTGCGCCGCCTGCCCGGCGAGACGGTGAAGTCGTTGCAGGAGTGCGGGTTCTTCACCCTGCTGCAACCCGGGCGCTACGGCGGCGCGGCGGCCAGCCCGGTGCACTTCTACGAGGCCGTCACCCTGTTGGGCAGCGCCTGCGGGTCCACCGGCTGGGTGGCCTCGGTACTCGGTGTGCACCCCTGGCACGTGGCGCTCTTCGACGACCGCGCGCAACAGGAGGTGTGGGGCGAGGACGTGCACACCCGCATCTCCTCCTCCTACGCCCCGGCGGGCCGCGCGACCCCGGTGCCGGGCGGGTTCCGGTTCGGCGGGCGGTGGAGCTTCTCCTCCGGCTGCGACCACGCCACCTGGGTGCTGCTCGGCGGCCTGGTGCTCGGCGAGGACGGCAGACCCGTCGACTTCCGCACGTTCCTGCTGCCCATCGCCGACTACACGATCGTCGACGTGTGGGACACCGTCGGCCTGCGCGGCACCGGCAGCAACGACATCCTGGTCGAGGACGTGTTCGTGCCCGAGCACCGCACGCTCAGCTTCAGCCACACCGCCCAGTGCGTGTGCCCCGGGCAGGAGGTCAACCCGGAGCCGGTCTACCGGCTGCCGTACGGCACGGTGCACCCGTTCGCGATCACCGCGCCGATCATCGGCATGGCCCGCGGCGCCTACGAGGCCCACGTCGGCCACACCCGGGCCCGGCTGCGCGCGGCCTACCTGGGGGAGAAGGCCGCCGAGGACCCGTTCGCGCAGGTCCGCGTCGCCGAGGCGGCCAGCGACATCGACGCCGCCTGGCTCCAGCTGCGCCACACCGTCGAGGAGGAGCTCGCCTTGGCCGAACAGGGCGCGCGGATCCCCGTGACCACCAGGCTGCGCGCCCGGCGCGACCAGGTGCTGGGCACCGCGCGCGCGATCGGCGCGCTCGACCGCCTGTTCGAGAGCGCGGGCGGCAAGGCCATCAACAACGGCCTGCCCATCCCCAGGTTCTGGCGCGACGCCCACGCCGCCCGCGCGCACGCCGCCAACGACGTGGAACGCGCGCTGGTGATGTTCGGCAGGAACGAGCTGGGCATCCCGGTGCGGGAGGGGATGTTCTGA
- the hsaD gene encoding 4,5:9,10-diseco-3-hydroxy-5,9,17-trioxoandrosta-1(10),2-diene-4-oate hydrolase, protein MTPGNYAEVGGLRLHYHEAGPADGPALVLLHGGGPGASAWSNFGRNLPEFAKTYRTIMVDQPGFGHSDKPEVQGHYFTFSANALLGLLDHLGVERAHLLGNSLGGGTAVRFALDHPARAGRLVLMAPGGLGLNVFAPDPTEGVKALARFGAPPGPSKEKLATFLRTLVHDPAMITDDLVEERYAVASTPESLRAMASLGKSFARPDSFEQGLLWREAHRLRQRVLLVWGREDRVNPLDGALLPLKLIPRAQLHVFGRCGHWAQLEKFTEFNRLALDFLGGM, encoded by the coding sequence ATGACACCGGGGAACTACGCCGAGGTCGGCGGGCTGCGCCTGCACTACCACGAGGCCGGTCCGGCCGACGGGCCCGCGCTGGTGCTGCTGCACGGGGGCGGGCCGGGCGCGAGCGCGTGGAGCAACTTCGGCCGCAACCTGCCCGAGTTCGCCAAGACCTACCGCACGATCATGGTCGACCAGCCCGGGTTCGGGCACTCCGACAAGCCCGAGGTCCAAGGGCACTACTTCACCTTCAGCGCCAACGCCCTGCTCGGGCTGCTCGACCACCTGGGAGTCGAACGCGCGCACCTGCTCGGCAACTCGCTCGGCGGCGGCACGGCCGTGCGGTTCGCGCTGGACCACCCCGCGCGGGCCGGACGGCTGGTGCTGATGGCACCGGGAGGCCTGGGGCTCAACGTGTTCGCACCGGATCCGACCGAAGGGGTGAAAGCCCTCGCCCGGTTCGGTGCTCCGCCCGGTCCGAGCAAGGAGAAGCTCGCGACCTTCCTGCGCACGCTCGTGCACGACCCGGCGATGATCACCGACGACCTCGTTGAGGAGCGGTACGCGGTGGCCAGCACACCGGAGTCGTTGCGCGCCATGGCCTCCCTGGGCAAGTCCTTCGCCCGGCCGGACAGCTTCGAGCAGGGCCTGCTCTGGCGGGAGGCGCACCGGCTGCGCCAGCGCGTGCTCCTGGTCTGGGGCCGGGAGGACCGCGTGAACCCGCTCGACGGTGCGCTGCTGCCGCTGAAGCTGATCCCGAGGGCCCAGCTGCACGTGTTCGGGCGGTGCGGGCACTGGGCGCAGCTGGAGAAGTTCACCGAGTTCAACCGGCTCGCACTCGACTTCCTCGGGGGCATGTGA
- the hsaC gene encoding iron-dependent extradiol dioxygenase HsaC, whose translation MGIRSLAYLRIEATDVPAWREFGLKVLGMVEGKGNNPDNLYLRMDDFPARLVIVPGQRDRLAASGWEVATEAELTALGQRLAEHGVAVKEADRATLAERRVTGLLSFEDPSGNTLEVFHGVALQHRRVVSPYGHSFVTGEQGLGHVVLSTHDDAAALAFYRDVLGFRLRDSMRLPPQLVGRPADGEPAWLRFFGCNPRHHSLAFLPMPTPSGIVHLMVEVARPDDVGLCLDRALRREVPMSATLGRHVNDEMLSFYMKTPGGFDVEFGCEGRQVEDETWIARESTAVSLWGHDFSVGGPPR comes from the coding sequence ATGGGCATCCGGTCCTTGGCGTACCTTCGGATCGAGGCCACCGACGTGCCCGCGTGGCGGGAGTTCGGCCTCAAGGTCCTGGGCATGGTGGAGGGCAAGGGGAACAACCCCGACAACCTGTACCTGCGCATGGACGACTTCCCGGCGCGGCTGGTCATCGTGCCGGGACAGCGCGACCGCCTGGCCGCCTCGGGATGGGAGGTGGCCACCGAGGCCGAGCTGACCGCGCTCGGGCAGCGGCTGGCCGAGCACGGTGTCGCGGTCAAGGAGGCCGACCGGGCCACGCTCGCCGAACGGCGGGTCACCGGGCTGCTCAGCTTCGAGGACCCCTCGGGCAACACCCTGGAGGTGTTCCACGGGGTCGCGTTGCAGCACCGGCGGGTGGTCAGCCCGTACGGGCACTCGTTCGTCACCGGCGAACAGGGCCTGGGGCACGTGGTGCTGTCCACGCACGACGACGCGGCGGCGCTCGCCTTCTACCGCGACGTGCTGGGCTTCCGGCTGCGCGACTCGATGCGGCTGCCCCCGCAGCTGGTCGGGCGCCCGGCCGACGGCGAGCCCGCCTGGCTGCGGTTCTTCGGCTGCAACCCCCGGCACCACAGCCTGGCGTTCCTGCCGATGCCCACGCCGAGCGGCATCGTGCACCTCATGGTCGAGGTGGCGCGGCCCGACGACGTCGGCCTGTGCCTGGACCGGGCGCTGCGCCGCGAGGTGCCGATGTCGGCCACACTCGGTCGGCACGTGAACGATGAGATGCTGAGCTTCTACATGAAGACGCCCGGCGGCTTCGACGTGGAGTTCGGCTGCGAGGGTCGGCAGGTCGAGGACGAGACGTGGATCGCGCGGGAGAGCACCGCGGTCAGCCTGTGGGGCCACGACTTCAGCGTCGGCGGGCCGCCGAGGTGA
- the hsaB gene encoding 3-hydroxy-9,10-secoandrosta-1,3,5(10)-triene-9,17-dione monooxygenase reductase subunit produces MRGGEVTATRFRGVLGHFCTGVAVVTAPGPVGFACQSFAALSLDPPLVLFCAGRESRSLPVVREHGVFAVNLLGEAQREVSAVFGRRGPDKFTQVQWTPLASGAPLLTGSLTWLDCAVRAVHDGGDHVIVVGEVLELGPDSPERPLLFYRGRYTGIASAGEPPRTALDELVTWPRPTDWV; encoded by the coding sequence GTGCGCGGCGGGGAGGTCACCGCCACCCGGTTCCGCGGGGTGCTCGGGCACTTCTGCACCGGCGTGGCGGTGGTGACCGCGCCCGGACCGGTCGGCTTCGCCTGCCAGTCCTTCGCCGCGCTCTCCCTGGACCCGCCGCTGGTGCTGTTCTGCGCGGGCCGGGAGTCCCGCTCGCTGCCGGTGGTCCGGGAGCACGGGGTGTTCGCGGTGAACCTGCTCGGCGAGGCGCAGCGCGAGGTGTCCGCGGTGTTCGGGCGCCGCGGTCCGGACAAGTTCACCCAGGTCCAGTGGACCCCGCTGGCCAGCGGCGCCCCGCTGCTCACCGGGTCGCTGACCTGGCTGGACTGCGCGGTGCGGGCGGTGCACGACGGCGGCGACCACGTGATCGTCGTCGGCGAGGTGCTGGAGCTGGGCCCGGACAGCCCGGAACGGCCGCTGCTGTTCTACCGGGGCCGCTACACCGGGATCGCCTCGGCGGGCGAGCCCCCGCGCACGGCGTTGGACGAGCTGGTCACCTGGCCGCGCCCGACGGACTGGGTGTGA
- a CDS encoding acyl-CoA dehydrogenase family protein — protein MWAALCAIGVPGIGVPEEYGGQGGGVEELAVVLGELRLTSTPLLGSALAAKAVLDTGDERVCAELLPRIAAGESTTLAWTGHSGQWSTPACVWDGGLRGTAHYVLAGEHPLVLAHTPDRTVLCLPEHVTTAPSHAMDPGRELMTVRVDGPGRVLGGVDLAALRDFALVLVSAEAAGVAAEALRRTVDHAKTRVQFGRSIGSFQAVKHRLADLVLLVETARAAVGLALAQPGPRHAALAKVHCADALQAVAAEMVQLHGGIAITWEHEAHLFLKRAHGTAHLFGDTAYHLRRLAGLLGFTPSPSGAAR, from the coding sequence GTGTGGGCGGCCTTGTGCGCCATCGGGGTGCCCGGGATCGGGGTGCCCGAGGAGTACGGCGGGCAGGGTGGGGGTGTGGAGGAGCTCGCCGTGGTGCTCGGAGAGCTGCGGTTGACCAGCACACCGCTGCTGGGGTCCGCGCTCGCCGCGAAGGCCGTGCTCGATACCGGGGACGAGCGGGTGTGTGCCGAGCTGTTGCCCCGCATCGCGGCCGGCGAGTCCACCACGCTCGCCTGGACCGGACACAGTGGACAGTGGTCCACACCCGCCTGCGTGTGGGACGGCGGCCTGCGTGGCACCGCCCACTACGTGCTGGCCGGGGAGCATCCCTTGGTACTCGCCCACACCCCGGATCGCACCGTTCTATGCCTTCCCGAGCATGTTACCACAGCGCCTTCGCACGCCATGGATCCCGGGCGGGAGCTGATGACCGTCCGGGTCGACGGGCCCGGTCGGGTGCTCGGGGGTGTGGACCTGGCGGCGTTGCGGGACTTCGCCCTGGTGCTGGTCAGTGCCGAGGCCGCCGGGGTGGCCGCCGAGGCGTTGCGGCGGACCGTCGACCACGCCAAGACCCGGGTGCAGTTCGGGCGGAGCATCGGGTCCTTCCAGGCCGTCAAGCACCGGCTGGCCGACCTCGTCCTGCTCGTGGAGACCGCGCGGGCCGCCGTCGGGCTCGCGCTCGCCCAGCCCGGTCCCCGGCACGCCGCGCTGGCCAAGGTGCACTGCGCCGACGCGTTGCAGGCCGTGGCCGCCGAGATGGTCCAGCTGCACGGCGGGATCGCCATCACCTGGGAGCACGAGGCACACCTGTTCCTCAAACGCGCCCACGGCACCGCGCACCTGTTCGGGGACACCGCCTACCACCTGCGGCGGCTGGCCGGGCTGCTCGGGTTCACACCCAGTCCGTCGGGCGCGGCCAGGTGA
- a CDS encoding acyl-CoA dehydrogenase family protein, which yields MIGVEVFELEVLVCAAQLLGAARAMVELAVAHAATRRQFGRAVGEFQAVQHRLADVHVALEMARPLVFAAALSLAPRDTSAARVAAADVAQRAVSASLQVHGALGYTQEYSLGRFILLARRLRGRFGSQDFHRGRVLAALEGAWTWE from the coding sequence GTGATCGGGGTGGAGGTCTTCGAGCTGGAGGTGCTGGTGTGTGCCGCCCAGCTGCTCGGGGCCGCGCGGGCGATGGTGGAGCTGGCCGTGGCGCATGCCGCGACGCGGCGGCAGTTCGGGCGGGCGGTCGGGGAGTTCCAGGCCGTGCAGCATCGGTTGGCCGATGTGCACGTGGCGTTGGAGATGGCTCGGCCGTTGGTGTTCGCCGCGGCGCTCAGCCTCGCGCCCCGGGACACCTCCGCCGCTCGGGTGGCCGCCGCTGACGTTGCCCAGCGGGCCGTCTCGGCCTCGTTGCAGGTGCACGGAGCGCTCGGCTATACCCAGGAATACTCCCTGGGGCGGTTCATTCTCCTTGCTCGTCGGTTGCGGGGGCGGTTCGGGTCGCAGGACTTTCATCGTGGGCGTGTGCTGGCGGCTTTGGAGGGTGCGTGGACCTGGGAGTGA
- a CDS encoding acyl-CoA dehydrogenase family protein → MDLDLDAEALAFRAEATAWLAGHVPPGLPSLDTEAGFAAHRAWEAELARARWSVVSWPAAFGGRDASLLHWVLFEEAYHAAGAPARVGQNGIFLLAPTLFAHGTEEQRHRLLPPMARGEQVWAQAWSEPEAGSDLAALRSRAVRTDGGWLLSGQKTWSSRAAFADRAFGLFRTDPSAQRHRGLTYFLFDLRAEGVTVRPIRQLDGEPGFAEIFLDEVFVPDQDVLGGVGEGWRVAMSTSANERGLSLRSPGRFQATARRLLDLWHHNPVPATRDAVVDAWIGAQSYRLHTLATVTRLAEGGHLGAESSVGKVFWSELDLAMHTTALDLQGESPDPAWLSGWLFALAGPIYAGTNEIQRTVIAERLLGLSRGPR, encoded by the coding sequence GTGGACCTCGACCTGGACGCCGAGGCGCTGGCCTTCCGCGCGGAGGCGACGGCGTGGCTGGCCGGGCACGTACCGCCGGGGCTGCCGTCCCTGGACACCGAGGCGGGCTTCGCCGCGCACCGCGCGTGGGAGGCCGAACTGGCGCGGGCGCGCTGGTCGGTGGTGAGCTGGCCCGCGGCGTTCGGCGGCCGGGACGCCTCCCTGCTGCACTGGGTGCTCTTCGAGGAGGCCTACCACGCGGCGGGCGCCCCGGCCCGCGTCGGCCAGAACGGCATCTTCCTGCTGGCCCCGACCCTGTTCGCGCACGGCACCGAGGAGCAGCGCCACCGCCTGCTGCCCCCGATGGCGCGGGGCGAGCAGGTGTGGGCACAGGCCTGGTCGGAACCGGAGGCGGGCAGCGACCTGGCGGCGCTGCGCAGCCGGGCGGTACGGACCGACGGCGGCTGGCTGCTCTCGGGCCAGAAGACCTGGAGCTCGCGGGCGGCCTTCGCCGACCGGGCCTTCGGCCTGTTCCGCACCGACCCGTCGGCACAACGCCACCGGGGCCTGACCTACTTCCTGTTCGACCTGCGGGCCGAGGGCGTGACCGTGCGCCCGATCCGCCAACTCGACGGCGAACCGGGCTTCGCCGAGATCTTCCTGGACGAGGTCTTCGTCCCGGACCAGGACGTCCTGGGCGGGGTGGGCGAGGGCTGGCGGGTGGCGATGAGCACCTCGGCCAACGAACGAGGCCTCTCCCTCCGCAGCCCGGGCCGCTTCCAGGCCACGGCCCGCCGTCTGCTGGACCTGTGGCACCACAACCCGGTCCCGGCGACCCGCGACGCGGTCGTGGACGCCTGGATCGGCGCCCAGTCCTACCGCCTGCACACCCTCGCCACGGTCACCCGCCTCGCCGAAGGCGGCCACCTGGGCGCGGAGTCGAGCGTGGGCAAGGTCTTCTGGTCGGAACTGGACCTCGCGATGCACACCACGGCCCTGGACCTCCAGGGCGAGTCCCCGGACCCGGCCTGGCTGTCCGGCTGGCTCTTCGCCCTGGCGGGCCCCATCTACGCGGGCACCAACGAGATCCAGCGCACGGTGATCGCCGAACGCCTGCTCGGCCTGTCCCGGGGGCCCCGATGA
- a CDS encoding enoyl-CoA hydratase has protein sequence MVVQYERRDAVAVVTMDRPEYRNAQNSAMTYALDEAFTRAVDDPEVKVIVLAGAGEHFSAGHDIGSPGRDADTSFPRKAVLWWDHTPEQGGDRRYAREMEVYLGMCRRWREIPKPMIAMVQGACIAGGLMLAWVCDLVVAAEDAFFADPVVRMGIPGVEYFAHPWVLGPRAAKEVLFTGDRFSAARAREWGMVSRVVPRAALAEETFGLAERIARMPRFGLALAKRAVNQCEDLMGQRAGMDSVFGLHHLAHAHNAETGPDALGGLDARSMRGGS, from the coding sequence GTGGTCGTCCAGTACGAGCGCCGGGACGCCGTGGCGGTGGTGACGATGGACCGCCCGGAGTACCGCAACGCGCAGAACTCCGCGATGACCTACGCCCTGGACGAGGCCTTCACCCGGGCGGTCGACGACCCCGAGGTGAAGGTGATCGTGCTGGCGGGCGCGGGCGAGCACTTCTCCGCCGGGCACGACATCGGCAGCCCGGGCCGGGACGCGGACACCTCGTTCCCGCGCAAGGCCGTGCTGTGGTGGGACCACACACCCGAACAGGGCGGCGACCGGCGCTACGCCCGGGAGATGGAGGTCTACCTGGGCATGTGCCGCCGGTGGCGGGAGATCCCGAAACCGATGATCGCCATGGTGCAGGGCGCGTGCATCGCGGGTGGGCTGATGCTGGCCTGGGTGTGCGACCTGGTCGTGGCGGCCGAGGACGCGTTTTTCGCCGACCCGGTGGTGCGCATGGGCATCCCGGGCGTGGAGTACTTCGCGCATCCGTGGGTGCTGGGCCCGCGCGCGGCCAAGGAGGTGCTGTTCACCGGCGACCGGTTCTCCGCGGCCCGCGCGCGGGAGTGGGGCATGGTCTCCCGCGTGGTGCCCAGGGCGGCGCTGGCGGAGGAGACGTTCGGGCTGGCCGAGCGGATCGCCCGGATGCCCCGCTTCGGCCTGGCACTGGCCAAGCGCGCGGTCAACCAGTGCGAGGATCTGATGGGCCAGCGCGCGGGCATGGACTCGGTGTTCGGGCTGCACCACCTGGCGCACGCGCACAACGCGGAGACCGGCCCGGACGCGCTGGGCGGCCTGGACGCGCGCTCGATGCGCGGGGGGAGCTGA
- a CDS encoding FadD3 family acyl-CoA ligase produces the protein MFPGTVPEAVELAAERFGEAEAVVDNGVRWSFTELAQRVRVAAGVFRRHGVRAGDTVAVCAPNTPHWLVSALGALHAGGVLVPVGTRLTAPETLDVLHRAKVRVLVMTEPFLGLDRLAALRAAGLPEDVVVLPLPVAPTANSPFSEGPPVYPGERVEVSDILFTSGTTGRAKGVMSAHRQSLGVAAAWVQRCGLRADDRYLAVNPFSHSFGYKAGILACLLSGAALVPQAVFSVAETARLVGAERISVLPGAPTLYQSMLDAGPADGLGTLRLAVTGGALVPVRLVERMRAELGFDLVLTAYGLTEAVVATMSCPEDDPVTVASTCGRVAAGFELRVAGDGEVLLRGPNTMLGYLDDPRATAAAIDADGWLHTGDVGRVDGRGYLAITDRLKDMYTCGGFNVYPAEVERVLSGLPGVGEVAVVGVPDHRMGEVGRAFVVPTPGRAPSTEDIIGHCRDRLAGYKVPRTVQFRESLPRNASGKVLKQQLREEG, from the coding sequence ATGTTTCCAGGCACGGTTCCCGAGGCCGTCGAGCTGGCGGCGGAGCGGTTCGGCGAGGCCGAGGCCGTGGTGGACAACGGGGTGCGCTGGAGTTTCACCGAACTGGCCCAACGGGTACGGGTCGCCGCCGGGGTGTTCCGGCGGCACGGGGTGCGGGCGGGCGACACCGTGGCGGTGTGCGCGCCGAACACCCCGCACTGGCTGGTCTCGGCCCTGGGCGCGCTGCACGCGGGCGGGGTGCTGGTCCCGGTGGGCACGCGCCTGACCGCGCCGGAGACCCTGGACGTGCTGCACCGGGCCAAGGTGCGGGTGCTGGTGATGACGGAGCCGTTCCTCGGCCTGGACCGGCTCGCGGCGCTGCGCGCGGCGGGCCTGCCCGAGGACGTGGTGGTGCTCCCCCTGCCCGTTGCGCCCACGGCGAACTCGCCCTTCTCCGAGGGCCCGCCGGTCTACCCTGGAGAGCGGGTCGAAGTCTCGGACATCCTCTTCACCTCCGGCACCACCGGACGGGCCAAGGGGGTCATGAGCGCGCACCGCCAGTCCCTGGGCGTGGCGGCCGCGTGGGTCCAGCGGTGTGGGCTGCGCGCGGACGACCGGTACCTGGCGGTGAACCCGTTCTCACACAGCTTCGGCTACAAGGCCGGCATCCTGGCCTGCCTGCTCAGCGGCGCCGCGCTGGTGCCGCAGGCGGTGTTCAGCGTGGCCGAGACCGCGCGGCTGGTGGGAGCCGAGCGGATCTCCGTGCTGCCCGGGGCGCCGACCCTGTACCAGTCGATGCTGGACGCCGGTCCGGCTGACGGGCTGGGCACGCTGCGGCTGGCGGTCACCGGCGGCGCGCTCGTCCCGGTGCGCCTGGTCGAACGGATGCGGGCGGAGCTGGGTTTCGACCTGGTGCTCACCGCGTACGGGCTGACCGAGGCCGTGGTGGCGACCATGTCCTGCCCCGAGGACGACCCGGTGACCGTGGCCAGCACGTGCGGGCGGGTGGCGGCGGGGTTCGAGCTGCGCGTCGCGGGCGACGGCGAGGTGCTGCTGCGCGGGCCGAACACCATGCTGGGCTACCTGGACGACCCCAGGGCCACCGCGGCGGCCATCGACGCGGACGGCTGGCTGCACACCGGCGACGTCGGGCGGGTGGACGGGCGCGGGTACCTGGCGATCACCGACCGGCTCAAGGACATGTACACCTGCGGCGGGTTCAACGTCTACCCGGCCGAGGTGGAACGGGTGCTCAGCGGGCTGCCCGGGGTCGGCGAGGTGGCGGTGGTAGGGGTGCCCGACCACCGGATGGGCGAGGTGGGGCGGGCGTTCGTGGTGCCAACACCCGGCCGCGCACCGTCCACAGAGGACATCATCGGCCACTGCCGGGACCGGCTGGCCGGGTACAAGGTGCCGCGCACCGTCCAGTTCCGGGAGAGCTTGCCCCGCAACGCCTCGGGCAAGGTGCTCAAGCAGCAGCTGCGTGAGGAGGGCTAG
- a CDS encoding acyl-CoA dehydrogenase family protein, which yields MDPFRRTVRDWLADNLTGDFAGLRGLGGPGREHEAFEDRLAWDRHLAAHGWTCLGWPVEYGGRGLPLARQVVFHEEYARAEAPARVGHVGEELLGPTLLAFGTPEQRRRFLPAIAAVRELWCQGYSEPEAGSDLANVRTAAVLEGREWVVTGQKVWTSLAHLAQWCFALVRTEPGSRRQAGLSYLLIPMDQPGVEVRPIRQLTGTSEFNEVFFTGARTGADLVVGQPGEGWKVAMGTLAVERGAAVLGQQVGFRRELTALAELARMSGALADPGIRDRLTRAWIGLETLCAFSQRAEPAQAPLVKLCWGQWHQGLGELAMTVRGAAGLVAPEGFDRWQRLFLFSRADTIYGGTNEIQRTIVAERILGLPREARP from the coding sequence GTGGACCCGTTCCGCCGTACGGTCAGGGACTGGCTGGCCGACAACCTCACCGGCGACTTCGCCGGGCTGCGCGGCCTCGGCGGGCCCGGTCGCGAGCACGAGGCGTTCGAGGACCGGCTCGCCTGGGACCGCCACCTCGCCGCCCACGGCTGGACCTGCCTGGGCTGGCCCGTCGAGTACGGCGGGCGGGGACTGCCGTTGGCGCGGCAGGTGGTCTTCCACGAGGAGTACGCGCGCGCCGAGGCGCCCGCCCGGGTCGGCCACGTCGGTGAGGAGCTGCTCGGCCCCACGCTGCTGGCCTTCGGCACGCCGGAGCAGCGCCGCCGGTTCCTGCCCGCGATCGCCGCGGTCCGCGAGCTGTGGTGCCAGGGCTACTCCGAACCCGAGGCGGGTTCCGACCTGGCCAACGTGCGCACCGCCGCCGTGCTGGAGGGCCGGGAGTGGGTGGTCACCGGCCAGAAGGTGTGGACCTCGCTGGCCCACCTCGCGCAGTGGTGCTTCGCCCTGGTGCGCACCGAACCCGGCTCCCGCCGCCAGGCCGGGCTGTCCTACCTGCTCATCCCCATGGACCAGCCCGGCGTCGAGGTCCGCCCGATCCGCCAGCTCACCGGCACCAGCGAGTTCAACGAGGTCTTCTTCACCGGCGCCCGCACCGGCGCGGACCTGGTCGTCGGACAGCCCGGCGAGGGCTGGAAGGTCGCCATGGGCACGCTGGCGGTCGAGCGCGGGGCCGCGGTGCTCGGCCAGCAGGTCGGTTTCCGCCGCGAGCTCACCGCACTGGCCGAGCTGGCCCGCATGTCCGGGGCCCTGGCGGACCCGGGGATCCGCGACCGGCTCACCCGCGCCTGGATCGGCCTGGAGACGCTGTGCGCGTTCAGCCAGCGCGCCGAACCCGCGCAGGCCCCCCTGGTCAAGCTGTGCTGGGGCCAGTGGCACCAGGGCCTGGGCGAGCTGGCCATGACCGTGCGCGGCGCGGCCGGGCTCGTCGCGCCGGAGGGCTTCGACCGGTGGCAGCGGCTGTTCCTGTTCAGCCGCGCCGACACGATCTATGGCGGTACCAACGAGATCCAGCGCACCATCGTCGCCGAGCGCATCCTCGGCCTGCCCCGGGAGGCCCGCCCGTGA